A genomic window from Lycium barbarum isolate Lr01 chromosome 4, ASM1917538v2, whole genome shotgun sequence includes:
- the LOC132635094 gene encoding lipid transfer protein EARLI 1-like: MASKKTTCLALFHLVNIFFFSLVSASPKPTPEPTPTPTPEPPTPMPMPTPTPMPTPPPTPTPKPPTPMPMPTPEPTPMPTPPMPTPTPTPTPSPSSQDKCPINTLKLAVCANVLGNLLGVIIGNPSKKPCCSLIQGLVDLDAALCLCIAINANVLGINLNVPISLSLLLNACDKKVPSGFQCPN, from the coding sequence ATGGCTTCTAAGAAAACCACCTGCCTTGCTCTCTTTCATCttgtaaacattttttttttctctcttgtgAGTGCATCGCCTAAACCAACGCCAGAGCCGACGCCAACGCCAACGCCAGAGCCACCAACGCCAATGCCGATGCCGACGCCAACGCCTATGCCGACGCCGCCGCCAACGCCAACGCCAAAGCCGCCAACGCCAATGCCGATGCCGACGCCAGAGCCGACGCCGATGCCGACGCCGCCTATGCCCACGCCGACGCCAACGCCAACCCCGAGCCCCAGCTCCCAAGACAAGTGCCCTATTAATACTCTCAAATTAGCTGTTTGTGCTAATGTTCTTGGCAATTTACTTGGAGTTATAATTGGAAATCCATCAAAGAAACCTTGTTGTTCTCTCATTCAAGGACTTGTTGATCTTGATGCTGCTCTTTGTTTATGCATTGCCATTAACGCAAATGTTCTTGGAATCAACCTTAATGTCCCTATTTCTCTAAGCCTTCTTCTCAATGCTTGTGATAAAAAAGTTCCATCTGGCTTCCAGTGTCCTAATTGA